The nucleotide sequence TCTTTTTCAACATAAGGGACATCATAAATTTTTCTGATTTTTTCCGGAACCTCGCGTGTTTTTTGTTGCCCATTTTCAGTATAGTTCTCGATGATTTTTTTGCCTGTTTCTTCCTCCACAATCTGCTTTTCTATGCCGCTTTGAACAGAAACCTGCATCTTCTGTGGATGAACATCCAAAATAGCGTCCATCTGTTTATGCAAAGTGCCATTGCCCAACAGATGAACTTCACTAAAAAAACGTTTCATCTGAAGCGCTTCTTGAATTTTTGAAGCAAATTCCCGGACATTTTTGTTAGATTCGGATGAGAGTGTTTCCGTCACCATGATTCCTATTTTACGAACACCCGCCACGTCCATTTTCGCGGCCTTTATCCGCAACACCGGAACCTTGTAGGCGCAGGCAGACAGACCCGTCACAAACATTAACGAAACACAGAACCAACCATTCAAAGTCGAACACATTTTTTTCTGTTTCATAGACATGTTTTTTCTCCATTCTCGTGCATGAAATAGCAAGCAATGTGCCACCGCTATTATCCAAATAAGCTATTGATTTTAAATGCTTGTCCTTGAGAGAGAATGCGGCATTGGCTCAAAATGACTCACATTGAATCAAAACTGCAACAATTTGGGGAGACTGTTGATTTCTTTTGTTGGGGAGCGGTTAAAAATAGCTATGGGAAAACCAGTCCATGAAACAGTTGGAGAAGACGTGAAATAATATGGGGGCGGTGATGGAGCCGGTTCTTTCTTTTAGATAGCCAAATAAAAGTGCCGGGAAAAAGATTGAAAAATGCCACCATTGAAGCTGGATCAGGCTGTGCGCAAAGGCAAAGACTGCCGCCGTTACAATCCAACTCCATCCTAAATCAACCCCCAAGATGCGCCATTTTTTTGTCCAAACGTTATTCAACTCTCCCTGCAGAAAACCCCGGAAATAAAATTCTTCCGGAATGGCGACGGCCAAAAATTGAAAACCCAGATGATTCGTAAAGGCGGTCCATGGCGCCGACTGAAATCCGTGAAAATGAAAAATGTGGAGCATCCACGTATGGGCAAAAACAAAGTAAACAGGAAAAATGATTAGCACAGCGACCGCGAAAGCAAACAAACCTCCCGCAAACTGTTTCCATGAGCGGTCCAGAAAATCGATTTGTCTTTTCTGAGCGCTTAAATAAATAAACGGGACATAAAGCAAAAGTGCGGGAAGCAAAAGTGCGGCCCAACTCTCCGGCAGAAAAAACTGGGAAATTTTGAAACTGACTAACAGGAGAAATGTCAGACCCAACAGCCAGAATAAAAGTTTTTTATTCATGAGGTGATCCGTTGTGGCACGGGCAATCCTAGACGTTTAAAATAAAAATAGGAATATATTCCCGCAATCAAAAACGGAATCATGGCCAGTTGCCCCGAGGAAATAATGCCGCCAAAATAAACGCCCCGATCAACATCCCCTCTTAAAAATTCGATTCCTA is from Deltaproteobacteria bacterium and encodes:
- a CDS encoding CPBP family intramembrane metalloprotease — protein: MNKKLLFWLLGLTFLLLVSFKISQFFLPESWAALLLPALLLYVPFIYLSAQKRQIDFLDRSWKQFAGGLFAFAVAVLIIFPVYFVFAHTWMLHIFHFHGFQSAPWTAFTNHLGFQFLAVAIPEEFYFRGFLQGELNNVWTKKWRILGVDLGWSWIVTAAVFAFAHSLIQLQWWHFSIFFPALLFGYLKERTGSITAPILFHVFSNCFMDWFSHSYF